In Nitrospira sp., a single genomic region encodes these proteins:
- the pilO gene encoding type 4a pilus biogenesis protein PilO translates to MNRLIGALKSPYGPLVPRVGLSVLLFGILWLTRSFGVGSTDMQLAKLEQEWLQARRVHQFHLEARQAKKDVGQVWAALPDERDFAPLALGITDEARQNHVALPALSYKTESTAVPHITRGILQGTMTGKYEDLRRFLFDLETAEELVYIEDVDLVRAPERQDQSLTFNIKIATYLKAGETLAGAAQ, encoded by the coding sequence ATGAATCGATTGATCGGGGCGCTCAAGAGTCCCTATGGGCCGTTGGTGCCAAGGGTGGGACTCTCAGTGCTGCTGTTCGGGATTCTCTGGCTGACCAGATCTTTCGGAGTCGGATCGACGGACATGCAGCTGGCCAAGCTCGAACAGGAGTGGTTGCAGGCTCGCAGAGTCCATCAGTTTCACCTGGAGGCACGGCAGGCGAAGAAGGACGTGGGTCAGGTATGGGCGGCCCTTCCGGACGAACGTGATTTCGCTCCCTTGGCGCTGGGTATTACGGACGAGGCCAGGCAAAACCACGTAGCCTTGCCGGCTCTATCCTACAAGACGGAGTCCACGGCCGTCCCTCATATTACCCGCGGGATTCTCCAAGGGACGATGACCGGGAAGTATGAGGATCTCAGACGATTTCTCTTCGACCTCGAGACCGCCGAAGAGCTGGTCTATATCGAAGATGTGGATTTGGTACGTGCGCCGGAGCGTCAGGATCAGTCACTGACGTTTAACATCAAGATTGCGACCTATCTCAAAGCCGGTGAGACCTTGGCTGGAGCTGCCCAGTAA
- a CDS encoding LysM peptidoglycan-binding domain-containing protein yields the protein MMLVSHETCGYMGMMRFSVGLVLTLAVLSNAACGELEPMAEPEVVDLQLTIDTLKTQIRDTQRMITELRTELEVRRQELADAQVARAQLEGRVREAERRVAEAKQVIELQREELVAARAERERLSRSSLQLHGQLKRLQKHLSKSGLSKDGVQDIAPALREGSDRKGQKAAIIATPAVLMRTLSDPDNMAGNLSNQEETSPGTVFVKPGDTLWGLARTHHVSLRQLRAINQLSGNTIEIGQVLRIPGGYTRRAAISGAMESIP from the coding sequence ATGATGCTCGTCAGCCATGAGACCTGTGGGTATATGGGCATGATGCGGTTCTCCGTCGGCCTCGTCCTGACTCTCGCGGTGTTATCGAATGCCGCCTGTGGAGAACTTGAACCCATGGCCGAACCGGAAGTGGTCGATCTCCAACTTACCATCGACACACTCAAGACTCAGATCAGAGATACACAACGTATGATTACGGAGTTGCGGACCGAGTTGGAAGTCCGCCGACAGGAGCTGGCGGATGCGCAGGTGGCCCGTGCTCAACTCGAGGGTCGAGTCCGGGAAGCGGAGCGCCGTGTGGCCGAGGCCAAGCAGGTGATCGAACTGCAGCGCGAGGAACTGGTGGCGGCGCGAGCTGAACGGGAGCGGCTGTCTCGCAGCAGCCTCCAATTGCACGGCCAACTGAAGCGGCTGCAAAAACATCTGTCCAAGTCAGGTCTTTCCAAAGATGGAGTTCAGGATATCGCGCCGGCGCTCCGAGAAGGATCCGATCGCAAGGGGCAGAAAGCGGCAATAATCGCCACACCTGCCGTGTTGATGCGTACGCTGTCGGATCCTGACAACATGGCAGGGAATCTCTCCAATCAAGAAGAGACCTCACCAGGGACAGTTTTCGTGAAGCCTGGAGACACGTTGTGGGGCCTTGCCAGGACACATCACGTCTCGCTGCGTCAGCTGCGTGCAATCAACCAGCTTTCGGGCAATACCATCGAGATCGGTCAGGTGCTCCGAATCCCGGGAGGTTACACCAGGCGAGCGGCTATCTCAGGCGCTATGGAGTCGATTCCCTAA
- a CDS encoding prepilin-type N-terminal cleavage/methylation domain-containing protein, whose amino-acid sequence MEPNIATGSRVVSIPNGFTLIELLIVVSIVGILSTMAIPTYQASLVKAREAALRQDLFTLRDVLDQHRADQGKFPTSLQVLVATGYLRAVPKDPFTGSETTWQEITGGTEEGVIDVFSGSEFVGTNGVPYNRW is encoded by the coding sequence ATGGAACCAAATATCGCGACTGGTAGCCGTGTGGTGTCGATCCCGAACGGCTTTACGTTGATCGAGTTGTTGATTGTCGTTTCGATCGTCGGAATCCTGTCGACCATGGCGATACCGACATACCAGGCCTCTTTGGTCAAGGCCAGGGAGGCCGCATTGCGCCAAGATCTCTTCACGTTGCGAGACGTCCTCGATCAACATCGGGCGGATCAGGGCAAGTTCCCCACTTCCCTGCAAGTCTTGGTAGCCACTGGGTACCTGCGTGCTGTTCCCAAGGACCCATTTACCGGTTCCGAGACCACCTGGCAGGAGATTACCGGGGGTACCGAGGAAGGTGTCATTGACGTTTTCTCTGGATCTGAGTTCGTGGGAACCAACGGAGTCCCCTACAATCGATGGTAG
- a CDS encoding type II secretion system protein, protein MRQSGVTLLELMVTLTIVMILASVALPLSRLSTKRAHEVELRQHLRVVRAAIDTFKLEWNRDGDVLVGPVCLKNKLTCKDVSSLYGYPKSLNVLLGVTLTGEEATIRGTTVRRYLRALPIDPLTGKADWQFRCYKDAPEASSWCGEDIYDLMTKSDDVALDGTKYRDW, encoded by the coding sequence GTGAGGCAGTCCGGCGTCACGCTTCTGGAATTGATGGTGACGTTGACGATCGTGATGATCCTGGCTTCAGTGGCGCTTCCATTGAGCCGCCTTTCGACTAAGCGAGCGCACGAAGTGGAATTGCGGCAGCATCTACGGGTCGTGCGGGCGGCTATCGATACGTTCAAGCTGGAATGGAATCGCGACGGTGACGTGTTGGTCGGCCCTGTGTGTCTGAAGAACAAACTGACCTGCAAGGACGTCAGCAGCCTCTATGGGTACCCAAAATCACTGAACGTCTTGCTGGGGGTGACTCTCACGGGAGAGGAAGCGACCATTCGAGGGACGACGGTCCGGCGTTACTTGCGGGCTCTTCCTATCGATCCGTTGACGGGTAAGGCAGATTGGCAGTTCCGATGCTACAAGGATGCGCCTGAGGCATCAAGTTGGTGTGGAGAAGACATCTACGATCTGATGACAAAAAGCGATGATGTCGCGCTTGATGGAACCAAATATCGCGACTGGTAG
- a CDS encoding type II secretion system F family protein — MPVFSYRVARPDGSTLDGQVEGEEESLVRARLEGQGYLVFKLQRHGEAIGASTLSLLAFRRLPLGEFLIFNKELLALMKAGLPVLRVWDLLIERARHAGFQQVLRMVRQDVRGGASVSEALAKHPAYFSELYIATFKAGEHSGNVGDVLQRFITYLKLMIELRQKVAKALAYPGFLILVGVGVIGFLLAYVMPTFISVYSESAKTLPAATQALIDLVTAAQAYLIPMTVSLATVLLVGRAYYATPTGHLTADRMLLRVPLLGQIFVKHHTIQLATTLGTILAAGTPLVDALHITKGAVSNRYIAEGVAGAVDDIREGTTLAAALGRPGVFPKLAIEMLSVGEETGALETMLHDVAEFYEGDLDLRLTQLTTWIEPVLLLVMGVLVGGIVIVMYLPVFQMAGTV; from the coding sequence ATGCCCGTCTTCTCGTACAGAGTCGCTCGCCCAGATGGATCGACCCTAGACGGCCAGGTCGAGGGCGAGGAGGAGTCACTCGTCCGCGCCAGGCTTGAAGGGCAGGGGTATCTCGTTTTCAAACTCCAACGCCACGGCGAGGCAATCGGTGCCTCCACACTTAGCCTTCTGGCGTTCCGACGGCTGCCGCTCGGGGAGTTTCTGATTTTCAATAAAGAGTTGCTGGCCTTGATGAAAGCGGGACTGCCTGTGCTTCGGGTGTGGGATCTCTTGATCGAACGGGCCCGTCACGCAGGGTTTCAACAGGTTCTCCGGATGGTGCGTCAAGACGTTCGCGGCGGGGCCTCCGTTTCAGAAGCACTCGCCAAACATCCCGCCTATTTTTCCGAGCTCTACATCGCCACCTTCAAAGCCGGCGAGCACTCGGGAAATGTGGGAGATGTGTTGCAGCGATTCATCACCTACTTGAAACTGATGATCGAGCTTCGCCAGAAGGTCGCAAAAGCCCTGGCCTATCCTGGATTTCTGATTCTGGTCGGTGTGGGCGTCATCGGATTTCTGTTGGCCTACGTCATGCCCACATTCATTTCTGTCTACAGCGAATCGGCGAAGACATTGCCAGCTGCGACGCAGGCGTTGATCGATCTCGTCACCGCGGCGCAGGCCTATCTGATTCCGATGACCGTATCGCTGGCAACCGTTCTGCTGGTGGGGCGGGCGTATTATGCGACGCCGACAGGACATCTTACGGCTGATCGCATGCTGTTGCGGGTTCCGCTGCTTGGGCAGATTTTCGTGAAGCACCATACGATTCAGTTGGCTACAACGTTGGGGACCATCCTTGCCGCGGGAACTCCCCTCGTCGACGCCTTACACATCACCAAGGGAGCGGTTTCGAATCGGTACATTGCCGAGGGAGTCGCGGGGGCCGTGGATGACATTCGCGAGGGCACCACACTGGCCGCTGCGTTGGGTCGACCGGGTGTGTTTCCCAAACTCGCCATCGAGATGCTCTCAGTCGGGGAAGAAACAGGAGCCCTGGAAACGATGCTTCACGACGTCGCCGAGTTTTACGAAGGAGATCTCGATCTTCGATTGACCCAGCTGACGACATGGATCGAACCGGTGCTCTTATTGGTGATGGGAGTGCTGGTCGGCGGAATCGTGATCGTCATGTATCTGCCCGTGTTCCAGATGGCCGGGACAGTGTGA
- a CDS encoding PilN domain-containing protein — translation MNIQKLSSAMSLGRIPLSGPGDARYFHLNLASRYRWYVKPVRAGLAALCLLACVWIAWTVTLAVNHGAELYEMQTRLDQVREQDRRLMAGAQQEGIDLSAPTLQALPSEVSLANELLAKHSFSWTRFLSGLEEAIPQRISIKSLRLDSVGGMIHLTGAAITVEDITALTVKLQDHPVFRDPVLGQHHTGGDGLVEFDLSVKYNLERTSGT, via the coding sequence ATGAACATTCAAAAGCTCTCGTCGGCTATGTCACTCGGCAGGATTCCACTGTCTGGACCGGGAGATGCGCGATATTTTCATCTCAACCTCGCCAGCCGGTACCGATGGTATGTCAAACCGGTACGGGCCGGGCTTGCCGCACTCTGTCTCCTGGCCTGTGTGTGGATCGCATGGACCGTCACGCTCGCGGTGAACCACGGCGCAGAACTGTACGAGATGCAGACCCGTCTCGATCAAGTCCGGGAGCAGGATCGCCGGCTCATGGCCGGTGCTCAACAGGAAGGGATCGATCTGTCGGCCCCAACCCTGCAAGCCTTGCCGTCGGAGGTGAGTTTGGCCAATGAATTGCTGGCGAAACACAGCTTTTCCTGGACCCGGTTCCTGTCCGGTCTGGAGGAGGCGATTCCTCAGCGCATCTCGATCAAGAGCCTTCGACTCGATTCGGTGGGAGGGATGATTCATCTGACAGGTGCGGCCATCACGGTCGAGGACATCACAGCCTTGACCGTGAAACTCCAGGACCATCCTGTCTTTCGGGATCCCGTCCTCGGGCAGCATCATACTGGAGGGGACGGACTGGTCGAGTTCGACCTTTCAGTGAAGTACAACCTGGAGAGGACATCCGGGACATGA
- a CDS encoding ATPase, T2SS/T4P/T4SS family: MSRRQGMTTKPGGRPTLADVLVNQGLLPRQTVEQTLDRLRGASAGLGPTLVSEGALSEEQLARALAVQFGIPFDPLTDFRVDQSFYDSMSVKLMQRHPFVPIAEQGGRLTVAIPDPHNLLALDELELLLGRELELVVSPRSAILVALDRSEGSSQALRELEAEYRSVLVKEDERGDEILRIDEGGADQSPTVKLLDSIMLSAMQRRASDIHIEAADRATKVKFRVDGILVPAMEPLDIRLHAPLVSRIKVMSDLDIAERRVPQDGSFRMRLERKTVDFRVSILPSVFGESVVIRILDREAITTGVSALRLDRLGFNEEDLRRFRRAITRPYGMVLVTGPTGSGKTTTLYAAITEMNVKEDKLITIEDPVEYQLSGVVQIPVNEKKGLTFARGLRSILRHDPDKIMVGEIRDAETAQIAIQSALTGHLVLTTVHANNVFDVIGRFASMGIDSYNLLAALNCVLAQRLIRIVCPACRVAVKLDQALAQESGLDYEEYRDLPFYQGKGCQECLGTGYRGRKCITEFLDLTDEIKEMILAERPLSEIRYRAVTSGMISLRQSAVRKVIEGSTTLREINRVTFNEES, translated from the coding sequence ATGAGCCGCAGACAGGGAATGACGACCAAGCCCGGCGGGAGACCGACACTGGCCGACGTGCTCGTCAACCAGGGATTGCTGCCTCGACAGACTGTGGAGCAGACGCTCGATCGCTTACGCGGAGCGTCGGCCGGTCTTGGACCAACTCTGGTGAGTGAAGGGGCCCTGTCCGAAGAGCAGTTGGCACGGGCGCTGGCGGTTCAGTTTGGGATCCCATTCGATCCCCTCACGGACTTCCGGGTGGACCAATCGTTTTACGATTCCATGTCGGTCAAGCTGATGCAGCGTCACCCGTTCGTTCCGATCGCCGAACAGGGCGGCCGGCTCACCGTCGCCATTCCCGACCCGCACAACCTCCTAGCGCTCGATGAACTGGAATTGCTGCTCGGCCGAGAATTGGAACTCGTGGTCAGCCCGCGCAGTGCCATCCTTGTGGCCCTGGACCGAAGCGAAGGCTCGAGCCAGGCGCTCCGCGAACTGGAAGCGGAATACCGTTCCGTCCTCGTAAAAGAAGATGAGCGGGGAGATGAGATTCTCAGGATTGACGAGGGCGGAGCGGACCAAAGTCCGACGGTCAAGCTGCTCGATTCCATCATGTTGAGCGCGATGCAGCGTCGCGCGAGCGACATCCATATCGAAGCTGCCGATCGGGCCACGAAGGTCAAGTTTCGGGTTGACGGGATCCTTGTGCCGGCCATGGAGCCGCTCGACATTCGGTTACATGCGCCGCTCGTCTCCCGGATCAAGGTCATGTCAGATCTCGATATCGCGGAACGACGCGTGCCGCAGGACGGCAGTTTTCGGATGAGACTGGAGCGGAAGACCGTGGATTTTCGTGTCTCGATCCTTCCGAGCGTCTTCGGAGAATCGGTGGTCATTCGTATTCTGGATCGGGAAGCGATCACGACAGGAGTGTCTGCGCTGCGGTTGGACCGGTTGGGGTTCAACGAGGAAGACCTTAGACGCTTCCGGCGGGCCATTACGAGGCCGTATGGCATGGTGCTTGTGACCGGTCCGACCGGAAGCGGAAAGACGACGACGCTCTACGCTGCGATCACCGAAATGAACGTGAAAGAGGACAAGCTCATCACCATCGAAGATCCCGTCGAATATCAGCTGTCCGGTGTCGTGCAGATCCCGGTCAATGAGAAAAAGGGGCTGACCTTCGCCCGCGGATTACGGTCGATCCTGCGACACGATCCCGACAAGATCATGGTCGGTGAGATTCGCGATGCCGAAACGGCGCAGATCGCCATTCAGTCGGCGCTGACCGGGCATCTCGTCCTGACCACCGTCCATGCCAATAACGTTTTCGACGTGATCGGCCGCTTTGCATCCATGGGCATCGATTCGTACAACTTGTTGGCGGCGCTCAATTGTGTGTTGGCTCAGCGGCTCATCCGTATCGTCTGTCCGGCCTGTCGGGTGGCGGTCAAGCTCGATCAAGCTCTCGCTCAAGAATCGGGACTCGATTATGAAGAGTATAGAGATCTTCCATTCTACCAGGGCAAAGGATGCCAAGAATGTCTGGGCACTGGTTATCGAGGCAGAAAATGCATCACCGAATTCTTGGACTTGACCGATGAGATCAAGGAAATGATTCTGGCCGAGCGGCCACTGTCCGAGATCCGGTATCGGGCGGTGACATCGGGCATGATTAGCTTGCGGCAGTCAGCCGTGCGAAAGGTGATCGAAGGTTCCACGACGTTACGCGAGATCAATCGCGTCACGTTCAACGAGGAAAGCTGA
- a CDS encoding type II secretion system protein encodes MARLSGNERGITYLFLMFVIVLIGIATTTAAKQWKGMIQREEEADLLTKGIEIQNALALYSSTMKAGRVTQGEVYPQSLAELTRLPKPLLRKPYRDPMNHGEWEYLKGPSGGIMGVRSRSVAEPIRKHEFPLPVRHFEGKKSYRDWIFQFPNPSMPSAFLPTAPVNVPPPRGIDQLPTALNQADSQPSESPQPPGDATIPPPAP; translated from the coding sequence ATGGCGAGGCTTTCCGGCAACGAGCGCGGCATCACCTATCTGTTTCTCATGTTTGTGATCGTCCTGATCGGCATCGCGACGACCACCGCCGCCAAGCAGTGGAAAGGCATGATTCAGCGGGAAGAGGAAGCGGATTTGCTCACCAAGGGTATCGAGATCCAGAATGCCCTCGCACTGTATTCTTCCACGATGAAGGCTGGTCGCGTCACGCAGGGAGAAGTGTACCCTCAATCCTTGGCCGAATTGACGAGATTGCCTAAGCCGCTTCTGCGCAAACCCTATCGCGATCCCATGAATCATGGGGAGTGGGAGTATCTCAAGGGACCCTCCGGCGGCATCATGGGAGTCCGAAGCAGAAGCGTCGCGGAGCCAATCAGGAAACATGAGTTTCCCTTGCCTGTCCGCCACTTCGAAGGCAAAAAGAGCTATCGAGACTGGATTTTCCAGTTTCCCAATCCGTCCATGCCCAGCGCCTTCCTCCCTACCGCTCCGGTCAATGTACCGCCCCCGCGGGGGATCGACCAGCTTCCCACCGCACTCAATCAGGCGGATTCCCAGCCTTCGGAATCGCCCCAGCCGCCTGGCGACGCCACAATCCCGCCCCCTGCCCCCTAG
- a CDS encoding nucleotide sugar dehydrogenase — translation MGSRSEIARKVAVVGLGYVGLPITVAFGKQGEVVGFDINKIKIHELRRGFDRTGEVSEVDLKSARIQFTSEPADLKAADFIIVAVPTPINEALQPDLTALRRSSELIGANLSPGSIVVFESTVYPGATEEVCQPILEKTSGMKCGVDFKLGYSPERINPGDKEHTLERIVKVVSAQDAESLEIVASTYGLVVKAGIHRASSIKVAEAAKVIENTQRDLNIALMNELALIFHRLGIDTKSVLEAAGTKWNFLKFSPGLVGGHCIGVDPYYLTSKAESVGYHPQVILAGRRINNGMGKFVAEQTMKRLSQLNRPINDLKVAVLGLTFKENVPDLRNSKVPDIIHELKEYGVQVLVHDPIAESEEAVEEYGIHLSAWEQLKDVDGIVLAVAHRAYAEMESQKLLLPLRSQRDGVVIDVKCVLDQAKLPASIKYWRL, via the coding sequence ATGGGTAGTCGGTCGGAGATAGCGAGGAAAGTGGCCGTCGTAGGACTCGGCTACGTTGGGCTTCCAATCACGGTGGCGTTCGGCAAGCAAGGCGAGGTCGTTGGTTTCGACATCAACAAAATAAAAATCCACGAGTTGCGCAGAGGCTTCGATCGGACCGGTGAAGTATCCGAGGTGGATCTTAAGAGTGCTCGCATTCAGTTTACTTCCGAGCCTGCGGATTTGAAGGCCGCCGATTTCATTATTGTGGCGGTGCCGACGCCCATTAATGAGGCCTTGCAACCGGATCTCACCGCGTTACGCAGGTCATCAGAATTGATCGGCGCCAATCTCTCGCCGGGCTCGATCGTAGTTTTTGAGTCCACTGTCTACCCCGGCGCTACGGAGGAAGTCTGCCAACCTATCTTGGAAAAGACTTCCGGCATGAAATGCGGTGTGGACTTCAAGCTCGGCTATTCCCCAGAACGAATCAACCCCGGTGATAAGGAGCACACACTGGAGAGGATCGTCAAAGTAGTTTCGGCCCAAGATGCGGAATCGTTGGAGATCGTCGCCAGTACCTATGGCCTGGTCGTGAAGGCCGGGATTCATCGGGCGTCGAGTATCAAAGTGGCGGAAGCGGCCAAGGTCATCGAGAACACGCAACGGGATCTGAACATCGCCCTCATGAACGAATTGGCGCTCATATTCCACCGCCTCGGCATCGATACGAAGTCGGTATTGGAAGCAGCTGGAACGAAGTGGAACTTTCTCAAGTTTTCACCCGGACTGGTCGGTGGACATTGCATTGGCGTGGATCCCTATTACCTGACGAGCAAAGCGGAGTCTGTCGGCTATCACCCGCAAGTGATCCTTGCGGGGCGGCGCATCAACAACGGAATGGGCAAGTTTGTGGCCGAGCAAACTATGAAGCGATTAAGTCAGCTCAATCGTCCCATCAACGATCTGAAGGTCGCGGTCCTGGGCCTGACCTTCAAGGAAAATGTCCCGGATCTGAGAAACAGCAAGGTTCCAGATATTATTCATGAACTCAAAGAGTATGGCGTGCAGGTCTTGGTGCATGACCCGATCGCCGAATCTGAAGAAGCCGTCGAAGAATATGGCATTCACTTGAGCGCCTGGGAACAGCTCAAGGATGTGGACGGTATCGTGCTGGCCGTTGCCCATCGGGCCTATGCAGAGATGGAGTCTCAGAAACTGTTGTTGCCGCTCAGAAGCCAGCGTGACGGAGTTGTGATCGACGTAAAGTGCGTGCTCGACCAAGCGAAGCTTCCCGCATCCATCAAGTATTGGCGTTTGTGA